Proteins encoded within one genomic window of Elusimicrobiota bacterium:
- a CDS encoding response regulator, with amino-acid sequence MTPHAPLRVLLADQDPSFIRFFVQRMTGLKDWAVTVESCGTGGELMQRIYAHPFDLVFMDLNLPDIDGLDFLTRLAQTSLPLPVVALSSRDESRHAVEAMKRGVLDHVMKGDFATMDLEGFLGRLTETFHLKRENAELHQVGQMKNDFLATISHELRTPLTSILGLSELILAGRMGALGDKQADALRKVIEQSQNLSRLINQLLDVQDTIQSRSRMDLRPVALVELVKERAQGLRSVFEKKGVHLRGPDSSLHLQIQGHNESLGKVFDHLLLNALKFTGAGGSVEVGVHPLPEGTVRISVKDTGQGIQKEALPFVFQKFFHADPSLTRTYGGLGLGLSYCQFVVESYGGRIWVESPGVGQGTEVHLTLPCQDTSAVLSPGPASENQVVLWVDDNVSLLELMEVGFASLPETVRLVTRQSGQEALAEARAHPPDLIVLDIMMPDMNGLEVLTRLKADPLTRGIPVFIVTGYREAAEEAVGRGAVAFFLKPFHVPEILDKVRDHLKIPTLSQK; translated from the coding sequence ATGACACCTCACGCGCCGCTCCGAGTCCTGTTGGCCGATCAAGACCCCTCCTTCATACGATTTTTTGTACAGAGAATGACCGGTTTGAAAGATTGGGCCGTGACCGTGGAATCGTGTGGCACGGGGGGCGAGCTCATGCAACGGATTTACGCCCATCCCTTCGACCTTGTTTTTATGGACCTGAATTTGCCGGACATCGACGGCCTTGATTTCTTGACACGATTGGCCCAGACCTCTTTGCCTCTTCCGGTGGTGGCGCTTTCCTCCAGGGATGAATCCCGCCACGCGGTGGAAGCCATGAAACGGGGGGTGTTGGACCATGTGATGAAGGGGGATTTTGCCACCATGGATTTGGAAGGGTTCTTGGGTCGCCTAACAGAAACCTTCCACTTGAAACGGGAAAACGCTGAACTTCATCAGGTCGGCCAGATGAAGAACGATTTTTTGGCGACGATCTCCCACGAACTTCGCACCCCGTTGACATCCATATTGGGACTTAGCGAGTTGATCTTGGCGGGGCGTATGGGGGCTCTCGGGGACAAACAGGCGGACGCTCTTCGCAAAGTTATTGAACAATCCCAAAACCTTTCCCGGTTGATCAACCAGCTGTTGGATGTACAAGACACCATTCAATCTCGATCCCGGATGGACCTTCGGCCCGTGGCCCTGGTGGAGTTGGTTAAAGAACGGGCCCAGGGGCTCCGGTCGGTGTTCGAAAAAAAAGGAGTCCACCTTCGGGGCCCCGATTCATCGCTTCACCTGCAAATTCAAGGGCACAATGAATCCCTGGGTAAAGTTTTCGATCATCTCCTGTTGAACGCCCTTAAATTTACTGGGGCGGGTGGGTCCGTGGAGGTGGGGGTTCACCCTCTGCCGGAAGGAACGGTTCGGATTTCAGTCAAAGACACGGGGCAGGGCATTCAAAAAGAGGCCCTTCCGTTCGTGTTCCAAAAGTTTTTCCACGCGGACCCCAGTCTCACACGGACGTATGGGGGGCTGGGTCTCGGTTTGTCCTATTGCCAGTTTGTGGTGGAGTCCTATGGGGGAAGGATTTGGGTGGAATCTCCAGGTGTGGGGCAGGGGACGGAGGTCCATTTGACGTTACCGTGCCAGGACACGAGCGCGGTTCTTTCACCCGGCCCGGCCTCAGAAAATCAAGTGGTTTTGTGGGTTGATGACAATGTAAGTTTACTTGAATTGATGGAGGTGGGATTCGCTTCTCTTCCGGAAACGGTTCGACTGGTGACGCGGCAAAGTGGTCAGGAGGCCCTGGCCGAGGCACGCGCCCATCCGCCGGACCTCATTGTCCTGGACATCATGATGCCCGACATGAACGGGTTGGAGGTGTTGACCCGCTTAAAGGCCGACCCCCTCACGCGAGGAATTCCCGTTTTCATCGTGACCGGGTATCGTGAGGCCGCGGAAGAAGCGGTGGGCCGGGGGGCAGTGGCCTTTTTCCTCAAACCGTTCCACGTCCCGGAAATTCTGGACAAGGTTCGTGACCATTTGAAAATCCCGACGTTAAGTCAGAAGTAG
- the mtnP gene encoding S-methyl-5'-thioadenosine phosphorylase produces MKNSEPVRIAVIGGSGLYDIPGIEDVEEVRVSTPFGDPSDAITIGRLAGVRCAFLPRHGRGHRHLPTEVPAHANIYALKSLGVERILGVGAVGSLKEELAPRHFVVPDQVFDRTKRRSTTFFGDGIVAHVSVDHPFCSSLSEELARAGEEVGVTVHRGGTYVCIEGPSFSTKAESQVNRGHGFSVVGMTLVPEYKLAREAEICYATVSLVTDYDVWKEGEEVSVEKVVSVMHANVDRVKKMITVLLPRLTGDRSCRCGEALRNAVFTDPKAMDPQTRQKLDLFLRRRVPPSPC; encoded by the coding sequence ATGAAGAATTCCGAGCCTGTTCGCATCGCTGTTATCGGTGGGAGCGGTCTTTACGATATTCCGGGAATCGAGGATGTGGAAGAGGTTCGCGTGTCCACGCCTTTTGGAGACCCGTCTGACGCGATCACGATTGGCCGGCTGGCGGGGGTGCGTTGCGCGTTCCTTCCCCGACACGGGCGCGGCCACCGGCATCTTCCGACTGAAGTTCCCGCCCACGCTAATATTTACGCGTTAAAATCCCTGGGGGTGGAACGGATCCTCGGCGTGGGGGCGGTGGGGAGTTTGAAAGAGGAGTTGGCCCCGCGACACTTTGTTGTTCCCGATCAGGTTTTTGACCGGACCAAACGTCGATCCACCACTTTTTTTGGGGATGGGATCGTGGCCCATGTTTCGGTGGACCATCCATTTTGTTCCTCGCTTTCAGAGGAATTGGCCCGCGCTGGGGAAGAGGTCGGTGTGACGGTCCATCGCGGGGGAACCTATGTGTGCATTGAGGGTCCCAGTTTTTCAACGAAAGCGGAATCCCAGGTGAACCGGGGGCACGGGTTTTCGGTGGTCGGAATGACTCTCGTCCCAGAATACAAGCTGGCTCGCGAAGCCGAAATCTGTTACGCCACCGTTTCTCTGGTCACGGATTACGATGTGTGGAAAGAAGGTGAGGAAGTTTCTGTTGAGAAAGTTGTGAGTGTGATGCACGCCAATGTGGACCGCGTCAAAAAAATGATCACCGTTCTCCTCCCCCGTCTCACGGGAGATCGATCGTGCCGGTGCGGGGAAGCGCTTCGAAACGCCGTGTTCACGGATCCCAAAGCCATGGACCCCCAGACCCGCCAAAAACTGGATCTCTTTCTTCGCAGGCGCGTTCCCCCGTCCCCATGCTGA
- a CDS encoding NUDIX hydrolase, whose protein sequence is MSSSLVERGLRRRRVYRGKAVDFWVDTVRLPSGGISSREYLGHPGAVAVVAVAGGPKKNPDLLLVRQYRYPVKEVTLELPAGKLDPGETPVVCVRRELEEETGFRAGRVRKMLSYWPTPAFANEVIHLYEARDLTAGTFSPDADEFIEPVRLSLRRALDLVRLGRIKDSKTVIGLYSFDRRLRLG, encoded by the coding sequence ATGAGTTCTTCCCTCGTGGAACGGGGTCTTCGTCGACGCCGGGTGTATCGAGGGAAAGCGGTGGATTTTTGGGTGGACACGGTGCGGTTGCCTTCGGGCGGGATCTCGTCTCGGGAATATCTGGGGCATCCTGGCGCGGTGGCCGTGGTGGCGGTGGCGGGGGGGCCGAAAAAAAACCCCGACCTCCTTTTGGTTCGCCAATACCGTTACCCGGTCAAAGAAGTGACGTTGGAGTTGCCCGCCGGTAAACTGGACCCTGGGGAAACCCCGGTGGTTTGTGTGCGGCGGGAACTGGAAGAGGAAACGGGTTTTCGAGCCGGGCGTGTTCGCAAGATGCTTTCGTATTGGCCCACCCCGGCCTTTGCCAATGAGGTGATTCATCTGTACGAAGCCCGGGACCTCACCGCCGGAACATTTTCCCCGGATGCCGATGAGTTCATCGAACCCGTGCGTCTTTCGTTACGTCGCGCGTTGGATCTGGTTCGTCTTGGCCGCATCAAAGATTCCAAAACAGTGATAGGTCTCTACTCTTTTGACCGGCGCCTTCGTTTGGGGTAA
- a CDS encoding lamin tail domain-containing protein — protein MTGAFVWGKVFLFRRSAWLFPLLFPVLVTASVRINEVAFDQPSGSPDWVELYNGGSTPVSLEGWALDDGDTASGNHIVFPGGVVLPPRGFLLVFVDAAGLSQTDFLEGTGVYYSGTDTTVRLAATEDQVALYSGFPLSSTTLVDFVAWVTDGAYGGTTDRTHLSAVTAGLWLPDDVVDVREERRAYSIGRRRDGEDTNRSSDFLVFHRPTPGVSNEPPASPYPSALTVDPMRRSFSPFDPDPDFQWTRFYFNTSAEAVKTLRILDVRGRLVRTPVESDREAGGADLTGVSTGSVLWDGRDEGGTFVPLGLYLVILESVDPASGVTDRSRTKVAVGRPR, from the coding sequence TTGACCGGCGCCTTCGTTTGGGGTAAAGTGTTTTTGTTCCGCCGCTCCGCGTGGTTGTTCCCCCTCCTCTTTCCCGTTCTCGTCACGGCCTCTGTCCGAATTAACGAAGTCGCTTTCGACCAACCTTCTGGATCTCCGGACTGGGTGGAACTTTACAACGGGGGGTCGACCCCTGTTTCTCTGGAAGGATGGGCCCTGGACGATGGGGACACGGCTTCCGGGAACCACATCGTTTTTCCCGGGGGGGTGGTTTTGCCGCCCCGGGGGTTCCTCCTGGTTTTCGTGGACGCGGCGGGTCTCTCTCAAACGGATTTTTTAGAGGGGACCGGTGTGTATTATTCCGGGACCGACACCACGGTTCGATTGGCGGCAACCGAAGACCAAGTGGCCCTTTATTCAGGGTTTCCTCTTTCCTCCACCACCCTGGTCGATTTTGTCGCCTGGGTGACGGACGGAGCTTACGGCGGAACCACCGACCGGACCCATCTTTCGGCGGTCACCGCCGGACTTTGGCTTCCGGACGATGTGGTGGATGTGCGGGAAGAGCGTCGAGCGTATTCGATCGGCCGCCGGCGCGATGGAGAAGACACCAACAGATCTTCGGATTTCCTTGTTTTTCATCGACCAACACCGGGCGTGTCCAACGAGCCTCCGGCTTCCCCTTACCCCTCGGCCTTGACGGTGGATCCCATGCGGCGCTCTTTTTCGCCCTTTGATCCGGACCCGGATTTTCAGTGGACCCGGTTCTATTTCAATACCTCAGCCGAAGCGGTCAAAACCCTTCGAATTCTGGATGTTCGGGGACGCCTCGTTCGGACACCCGTGGAGAGCGATCGGGAGGCTGGCGGCGCCGATTTGACCGGAGTGTCGACCGGCAGTGTTCTTTGGGACGGAAGGGACGAAGGAGGAACTTTTGTTCCGCTCGGTCTTTACCTGGTGATTCTCGAATCGGTGGATCCCGCGTCAGGGGTAACCGATCGGTCCCGGACGAAGGTCGCGGTGGGGCGGCCCCGGTGA
- a CDS encoding citrate synthase (catalyzes the formation of citrate from acetyl-CoA and oxaloacetate), which yields MHTPKGLEDVVVGPSSITFLDGIEGRMLYKGYDAVAMAGKVSFEETVYLLWEGELPNRSQLKSFSQSLAESRALPNEVLAVMERFPKKCHPMDVLRGGVTLLDMLPPDTAVRSLDTNRQSAIQLVARLSTLAAAWDRIRRGQAPIPPDPSLSHSANFLYMLSGQKPSPLCVDALDMYLSLLADHDLNASTFTGRVIVSTLSDIHSAVSGALGSLKGPLHGGANEKAMEMFLQIGDPDKAEAWVDQAIKEKHKIMGFGHRVYKVEDPRSGPLRAMSHRLSQEKGDLRWYNISIKVAEAVQRRKNIYTNVDFYSASVLYLMGIPIDLFTAVFAAGRVAGWCAHIFEQLADNRLIRPRTDYVGPAHRPFVVLEQRP from the coding sequence ATGCATACCCCGAAGGGACTGGAAGACGTCGTGGTGGGGCCTTCCTCTATTACGTTCCTCGATGGAATTGAGGGGCGGATGTTGTACAAAGGGTATGACGCGGTGGCGATGGCGGGCAAGGTCTCTTTTGAGGAAACCGTCTATCTCTTGTGGGAAGGGGAACTTCCCAACCGTTCGCAACTTAAATCTTTTTCTCAATCCCTTGCCGAGAGTCGGGCTCTGCCCAACGAAGTTCTTGCGGTCATGGAAAGGTTTCCCAAAAAGTGCCACCCCATGGACGTTTTGCGGGGAGGCGTTACGCTTTTGGACATGCTGCCCCCTGACACGGCTGTTCGATCTTTGGACACCAATCGTCAGAGCGCGATTCAGTTGGTGGCCCGTTTGTCCACCCTGGCGGCCGCCTGGGACCGTATTCGCCGTGGCCAGGCCCCCATTCCACCCGATCCGTCTCTGAGCCATTCGGCCAATTTTCTCTACATGCTGAGCGGTCAAAAACCCAGCCCCCTGTGCGTTGATGCCTTGGATATGTACTTGTCCCTGTTGGCGGACCACGATCTGAACGCGTCCACCTTTACCGGGCGGGTGATCGTTTCAACCCTGTCCGACATACATTCAGCGGTGTCCGGGGCCTTGGGTTCTCTCAAGGGACCCTTACACGGCGGCGCGAACGAGAAAGCCATGGAAATGTTTCTTCAAATCGGGGACCCCGACAAGGCGGAAGCCTGGGTTGATCAAGCGATAAAAGAAAAACACAAAATTATGGGGTTTGGCCACCGGGTGTATAAGGTGGAGGACCCTCGTTCCGGCCCCTTGCGCGCCATGTCCCACCGGCTTTCCCAGGAGAAGGGCGATTTGCGGTGGTACAACATCTCGATCAAAGTGGCGGAAGCTGTCCAGCGGCGAAAAAATATTTACACGAACGTGGATTTTTATTCCGCTTCCGTTCTCTATTTGATGGGGATACCCATCGATCTCTTTACCGCGGTTTTTGCCGCGGGTCGCGTGGCGGGGTGGTGCGCCCACATTTTTGAGCAGTTGGCGGACAACCGGCTGATTCGCCCGCGAACGGATTATGTGGGACCAGCCCATCGTCCGTTCGTCGTTCTCGAACAACGACCCTAA
- a CDS encoding thermonuclease family protein produces the protein MKNRPFSLSYFKRVISPLFWMSVGGLLVFYGAPQTSSPSKSPLPSVRSLALHANDSGMVCDPESLPKVPVLRVVDGDTLEILWDDQPTFLRYYGVNTTERGDACYREATDRNRVLVGGAVRLAFDERSRDAYGRLLAYVFTTEGQSVDAQLVAEGMGKAWKRDGLLKGPLVALEEQARTSKRGCLWSGETKPPKPKSNSRRKRRART, from the coding sequence GTGAAAAATCGTCCTTTTTCGCTCTCGTATTTCAAGCGGGTGATTTCCCCCTTGTTTTGGATGTCGGTGGGGGGCCTTCTCGTTTTTTATGGGGCCCCCCAAACCTCTTCCCCTTCGAAATCCCCCCTGCCTTCGGTTCGATCCCTTGCCCTTCACGCGAACGATTCCGGGATGGTGTGTGATCCGGAATCTCTCCCCAAAGTTCCTGTCCTCCGTGTGGTGGATGGCGATACCCTTGAAATTCTGTGGGACGATCAACCCACCTTTTTGCGGTATTACGGGGTGAACACCACGGAACGGGGCGACGCCTGTTATCGCGAGGCCACCGATCGGAACCGGGTGTTGGTGGGTGGGGCTGTCCGTTTGGCCTTCGACGAACGTTCCCGGGACGCTTACGGACGACTGTTGGCCTATGTTTTTACCACGGAAGGCCAGAGCGTGGACGCCCAATTGGTGGCGGAAGGGATGGGGAAAGCGTGGAAACGGGATGGACTCTTGAAAGGACCTTTGGTTGCGTTGGAGGAACAAGCCCGGACCTCGAAGCGGGGTTGTTTGTGGTCTGGGGAAACGAAACCGCCCAAGCCCAAATCCAATTCTCGCCGCAAACGGCGGGCGCGAACATGA
- a CDS encoding NAD(P)-binding domain-containing protein: MLSLLTRYGRWLHGQWPAGRVEPLPETGPEGQTSLPGVYVVGDLRGIPLLKFAADSGVRAVRRIQEDLRKEPAAPEVLDLLIVGGGVAGMAAALEARKMGLRFEVVEANEPFSTLINFPKGKPIFTYPTSMTPAGDLQFTAMVKEPLVDELRRQTEREGVTLRIARAESVRPSSKGIEVRLEGAEPLFARRVIVALGRSGNFRKMGVPGEDLDKVTNRLHDPAVYKNQNVLVVGGGDSALEAAIALADSGAAVTLSYRGKEITRAKPENIQQLHARASETGVGRVGLRLNTTVQEIRPQEVSLRTSTGTEENVENDVLFSLIGRDPPLSFFKRSGLKLTGEWTRGARWAFAGFFLFCLALYNWKSGGILSGVFYSQGWFPTFLAEWTRPGGIDPKSLGGVLLLSASSPSFYYTLAYSFLVVYFGIRRIRFRQTPYITAQTLTLMVIQIVPLFLLPEILLPWLGGKGWIPASVLDALFPMVNYGHGREYWRAYGFILAWPLMIYNVFTDKPLFGWLAISLVQTFVMIPGLIYFWGKGAYCGWICSCGALAETLGDAHRQKMPHGPRSNRWNFVGQGILALCFILLAWRILGWLLPPESLWNQWFNHAKITYKWGVDVFLAGVVGYGFYFWYSGRVWCRWFCPLAALMHIYARFSRFRIFSDKKKCISCNVCTSVCHMGIDVMNFANRGRPMEDPECVRCSACVQSCPTGVLSFGQVNAQGQLMKQDTLPASPIQEREKRQGISTPE, translated from the coding sequence ATGCTAAGTTTATTGACCCGCTACGGGCGTTGGTTGCACGGCCAATGGCCTGCCGGCCGGGTGGAACCCCTTCCCGAAACAGGCCCGGAAGGCCAAACGAGCCTACCGGGTGTTTACGTGGTGGGTGACCTGCGGGGAATCCCCCTCCTTAAATTTGCCGCGGATTCCGGGGTCCGCGCGGTTCGTCGGATCCAAGAAGATCTTCGTAAGGAACCCGCCGCTCCCGAGGTTCTGGACCTCCTGATTGTTGGGGGCGGGGTGGCGGGAATGGCCGCGGCCCTGGAAGCTCGTAAAATGGGTCTCCGGTTTGAAGTTGTCGAGGCCAACGAACCCTTCTCCACACTGATCAATTTCCCGAAGGGGAAACCGATTTTCACTTACCCCACCTCCATGACCCCGGCCGGTGATCTCCAATTCACCGCCATGGTCAAGGAACCACTCGTTGATGAATTACGGCGGCAAACCGAAAGAGAAGGTGTCACCCTTCGAATCGCCCGCGCCGAATCTGTTCGCCCCTCCTCGAAAGGAATCGAGGTTCGCCTGGAAGGGGCCGAACCCCTGTTCGCCCGTCGCGTGATTGTGGCGTTGGGGCGTAGCGGAAACTTCCGAAAAATGGGGGTCCCGGGAGAAGATCTGGACAAGGTCACCAACCGCCTTCATGACCCCGCGGTGTATAAGAATCAAAACGTTTTGGTCGTAGGTGGGGGAGATTCTGCCCTAGAAGCCGCGATCGCTCTGGCCGATAGCGGTGCCGCCGTCACCCTGTCCTACCGAGGAAAAGAGATCACCCGCGCCAAGCCGGAAAACATTCAGCAACTCCACGCTCGGGCCAGCGAAACAGGTGTCGGACGTGTCGGCCTTCGCCTGAACACCACCGTCCAAGAAATTCGGCCCCAGGAAGTGAGCCTTCGAACGTCCACCGGGACGGAAGAAAATGTTGAGAATGACGTGCTCTTCTCCCTGATCGGCCGGGATCCCCCCCTTTCCTTTTTCAAGCGCTCGGGATTGAAGCTCACAGGAGAATGGACCCGGGGTGCGCGATGGGCTTTTGCCGGATTCTTTCTTTTTTGTCTCGCTCTCTACAACTGGAAATCCGGAGGAATTCTTTCGGGTGTGTTTTATTCCCAAGGATGGTTCCCCACCTTTTTAGCCGAGTGGACCCGCCCGGGTGGGATCGACCCCAAAAGTTTAGGGGGCGTCCTTCTCCTGTCCGCGTCGTCTCCCTCGTTTTATTACACGTTGGCCTATAGTTTCTTGGTGGTCTATTTTGGAATTCGGCGCATTCGATTTCGTCAGACCCCCTACATCACGGCCCAAACACTAACGCTCATGGTCATCCAAATCGTTCCCCTCTTTCTCCTTCCGGAAATCCTCCTGCCCTGGTTGGGTGGAAAAGGGTGGATTCCTGCCTCCGTTTTAGATGCCCTTTTTCCCATGGTGAACTACGGACATGGGCGGGAATATTGGCGCGCCTATGGGTTCATCCTGGCCTGGCCGCTGATGATCTATAACGTCTTCACCGACAAACCGCTTTTCGGGTGGCTGGCCATCAGCCTGGTTCAAACCTTTGTCATGATCCCCGGACTTATTTATTTCTGGGGGAAAGGCGCCTATTGCGGTTGGATTTGTTCCTGCGGTGCGTTGGCGGAAACCCTGGGGGACGCCCACCGACAAAAGATGCCCCACGGGCCCCGATCCAACCGATGGAATTTCGTGGGGCAGGGGATATTGGCTCTTTGTTTTATTCTTTTAGCGTGGCGGATCCTAGGATGGCTTCTCCCCCCCGAATCCCTTTGGAATCAATGGTTCAACCACGCTAAAATTACTTACAAGTGGGGGGTGGACGTCTTTCTCGCGGGAGTGGTGGGTTACGGTTTTTATTTCTGGTATAGCGGAAGAGTGTGGTGCCGCTGGTTCTGCCCGCTGGCGGCACTCATGCACATCTACGCCCGGTTCAGCCGGTTTCGTATTTTCTCAGACAAAAAGAAATGCATCTCGTGCAATGTGTGCACCAGCGTCTGTCACATGGGCATCGACGTCATGAACTTTGCCAACCGGGGACGGCCCATGGAAGACCCTGAATGCGTCCGGTGTTCCGCCTGCGTGCAAAGCTGCCCGACCGGTGTGCTTTCATTCGGGCAGGTAAACGCCCAAGGGCAGTTGATGAAACAGGACACCCTTCCCGCCAGCCCAATCCAGGAACGGGAAAAACGACAGGGAATCTCTACACCCGAATAA
- a CDS encoding TIGR04282 family arsenosugar biosynthesis glycosyltransferase, whose protein sequence is MALSATEPTGVKTPGHPRLLLFVRAPTPGRCKTRLSPPLSPLQGAALYRAFCVDVLTSARATGTEVHLAYAPSNEQPNPTWLASDVPSFEQQGPTLGDRLIHAFETIFRDGPGPVAVIGTDAPTLSATQILETFSALSHVDAVFIPAEDGGYCLAGLSQPQPSLFKNIPWSTSEVMATTLRAAVGLRVQTFPPHYDVDTPQDLQRLSITLQSLPDTIAPKTRQCLKELTAGAPC, encoded by the coding sequence ATGGCTCTTTCCGCGACGGAACCCACCGGTGTCAAAACCCCGGGCCACCCCCGCCTTCTTTTGTTTGTCCGAGCCCCCACACCGGGGCGCTGCAAAACGCGGCTCTCACCGCCTCTTTCTCCCTTGCAAGGCGCGGCCCTCTACCGAGCCTTTTGCGTTGACGTTCTGACGTCCGCCCGCGCCACGGGAACGGAGGTCCACTTGGCCTACGCCCCCTCCAACGAACAGCCCAACCCCACCTGGCTCGCGAGCGACGTGCCCTCTTTTGAACAACAGGGTCCCACCCTGGGGGATCGATTGATCCACGCCTTCGAAACGATCTTTCGGGATGGGCCGGGCCCCGTCGCTGTGATCGGAACCGACGCGCCCACGTTAAGTGCGACCCAAATTCTCGAAACTTTCTCCGCGCTGTCCCACGTGGACGCCGTTTTCATCCCCGCTGAAGATGGAGGCTATTGCCTCGCGGGTCTTTCTCAACCCCAGCCTTCCCTTTTCAAGAACATTCCCTGGTCCACTTCCGAAGTGATGGCCACCACCCTCCGTGCCGCCGTCGGTCTTCGGGTTCAAACATTCCCCCCTCACTATGATGTGGACACCCCCCAGGACCTCCAACGCCTTTCGATCACACTCCAGTCGCTCCCCGACACGATCGCCCCAAAGACACGGCAGTGCTTAAAGGAATTAACCGCGGGGGCCCCATGCTAA
- the arsS gene encoding arsenosugar biosynthesis radical SAM protein ArsS (Some members of this family are selenoproteins.) — MTAAATSLSRETKSPWDFEAALSHAGLTLPPLSIETLQVNLGKLCNQACAHCHVDASPARREIMDRPTVDRCLNLLAKTPTLTTLDLTGGAPELNPHFTLFVKSARALGKRVMVRHNLTVTWDPHPLTGESLEYLLDFFAQEQVDVVSSLPYYQAYFTDKQRGSGVFEKSLRSLRALNERGYGRAGSSLILNLVYNPVGAFLPADQKTLEADFKRELLTHFGVTFNQLFTITNMPIKRYRKFLERTGGYEDYMAKLVAAFNPGAAAGVMCRNLISVGHDGRVYDCDFNQMLDLDARNPDPVTLETLDIKKMVGRQIQFGSHCFGCTAGAGSSCGGTTA; from the coding sequence GTGACCGCCGCGGCAACATCCCTCTCCCGGGAAACGAAATCCCCCTGGGATTTTGAAGCGGCCCTTTCCCACGCGGGGCTCACCCTCCCCCCGCTTTCCATAGAAACGCTTCAAGTCAACCTGGGAAAACTCTGCAACCAGGCCTGCGCCCATTGCCATGTGGACGCGTCCCCCGCTCGCCGAGAAATAATGGATCGCCCCACCGTGGACCGATGTCTGAACCTTTTGGCAAAAACCCCTACTCTCACCACGTTGGATCTCACGGGCGGAGCGCCGGAACTAAACCCGCATTTCACCTTGTTCGTAAAGTCCGCCCGTGCGTTAGGGAAACGGGTCATGGTTCGCCACAATTTAACCGTCACCTGGGACCCCCACCCCCTGACCGGGGAAAGTTTGGAATACCTTCTCGACTTCTTTGCCCAGGAACAGGTGGACGTGGTCTCCTCCCTTCCTTACTACCAAGCGTATTTCACGGACAAGCAAAGAGGAAGCGGCGTTTTCGAAAAGAGTCTCCGGAGTTTGCGCGCGCTCAATGAACGCGGGTATGGACGGGCAGGGTCTTCCCTGATTCTTAACCTGGTCTATAACCCCGTGGGGGCTTTTCTGCCCGCGGACCAAAAAACGCTGGAGGCGGATTTCAAACGGGAACTCCTCACCCATTTCGGCGTCACCTTTAACCAGCTTTTCACCATCACGAATATGCCCATCAAACGCTACCGGAAATTTCTCGAACGCACCGGGGGATACGAGGACTACATGGCCAAATTGGTGGCGGCGTTTAACCCCGGAGCCGCGGCGGGAGTCATGTGTCGAAATTTGATCAGCGTGGGGCACGACGGCCGTGTCTACGACTGCGATTTCAATCAGATGTTGGATCTGGACGCGCGAAATCCAGACCCTGTGACCCTGGAAACCTTGGACATCAAAAAAATGGTCGGACGTCAGATTCAGTTCGGCTCCCACTGTTTTGGATGTACGGCGGGCGCCGGATCCAGTTGCGGCGGGACAACCGCCTAA
- a CDS encoding carboxymuconolactone decarboxylase family protein yields the protein MGKASFLTSFSGGRPLNYYESKDLSRFAEVGKFATPLMKKFFDYYGAATGQDGALSKREKSLIGLAIAHAQKCPYCIDAYTTQCLETGSNPEQMTEAIHVAAAIMAGITLVHGVQMHNHLENKGA from the coding sequence ATGGGGAAAGCGTCTTTTCTCACGTCTTTCTCTGGAGGTCGTCCCTTGAATTATTACGAGTCCAAAGATCTTTCTCGCTTCGCCGAAGTAGGCAAATTCGCCACCCCGCTCATGAAAAAGTTTTTCGATTATTATGGCGCCGCCACCGGCCAAGACGGGGCGCTCAGCAAACGGGAAAAATCACTTATAGGTTTGGCCATTGCCCACGCCCAGAAATGCCCCTATTGCATCGACGCCTACACAACCCAATGCCTTGAAACAGGTTCTAATCCCGAACAAATGACCGAGGCGATTCATGTGGCCGCCGCCATCATGGCGGGCATCACCTTGGTCCATGGTGTCCAGATGCACAACCATTTGGAGAACAAAGGCGCGTGA